The genomic stretch GAGGCAGTACCTCCGCGATGCGCGCAGCTACTTCGGCGGATGATTCTTGGTCGGAGTCGTGCGGAGGGTTAACTCGATGTCCAGCAAGACATCCTCGACCGATTCGTGCTCCCAGTAACGGAGTACGGTCCAGCCTTCGTCACCCAGAAGGCGCGAGGTCTCCACGTCGCGCGCTCGGTTGCCCGAAATCTTCTTGGACCAGTAGTCCTGGTTCGTCTTGGGCATGATGAAGTGCCTAGGGCAACCATGCCAATAACAGCCGTCGATCAGGACCACTACCTTGCGACGGGTGAACGCGATGTCGACACTGCGACGGCGGTCCGAAGCGAGCGGTCGGTAGTTGACGCGGAATCGCCATCCCCGAGCATGAAGCGCGCGCCTGATTAGGAGTTCAGGCTTCGTATCCCGACCCCTGTTCGCGCGCATGGTCAGGCGCGCATTCTCGGAGGAAGCCCAGGACTCTGACGTCAGACTGGCTCCGGTGCCATCAGCTTGGTGGCTGTCCACTTAATGTTGGCGGGGACGCTGGGGTACGGCTCCGAGCGGAACGATTTGAAGAGCGCTTCGAAGATGACTCTTGCGCCTTCGACTGGCACCGCCATGCCGATCTGCTTGCGAACGCTGCTGACACCACCGTGGAACCGGAAATTGTCGGGGAAGGTCTGGAGCCGAGCGCGCTCACGGTTGGTCAGTGCTCGGTCCTCGGACCAGTGGTAGATGTGCGTGCCTCCGCCACCGGAACCTGTCACGGTGTAGCTGGGCTTGTTTCGTTCGAGTCGGCGGTAGATGTTGCTGAGAGTGACGCCCTTGACGTTCAGTGCCAGTTCTCCTTCGAGGCCCGCGTTGAACGCGTTCTTACCCTCGGGAATCGCCCGCAGTCGCTTGATCACGTTGAGGCTGTGCCTCGTGAGTTCTTGGTGG from Nesterenkonia sandarakina encodes the following:
- a CDS encoding very short patch repair endonuclease, which codes for MDSHQADGTGASLTSESWASSENARLTMRANRGRDTKPELLIRRALHARGWRFRVNYRPLASDRRRSVDIAFTRRKVVVLIDGCYWHGCPRHFIMPKTNQDYWSKKISGNRARDVETSRLLGDEGWTVLRYWEHESVEDVLLDIELTLRTTPTKNHPPK